A region of Betta splendens chromosome 13, fBetSpl5.4, whole genome shotgun sequence DNA encodes the following proteins:
- the LOC114868123 gene encoding alpha-(1,3)-fucosyltransferase 4-like yields MASMEADVQGNDAGRSNFCFRKKTFACLCVATLFTFIGVCLTYLRDEHKPIPLFRAPKRAVTLLIWAHPFGNRDIPDCSALYKIDGCRITDDRSEYARADAVVFHHREIGAGSVQLPSEPRPSAQKWIWMNFESPSHSPRLGSFEGVFNLTMSYRKDSSIFIPSGSVIPVGREVTGVAQPLSTPSDSELSRPHFVAWVVSNWSQNQARVILYNKLRQYIDVDVFGHGHRPLPPESGNNVVQLVRQYLFYLAMENSQHTDYMTEKLWNSIEAGAVPVVLGPSRKNYERFLPPEAFIHVDDFPTVEELARYLQTLRVNPHRLKKHLDWRKGYSMHRVAPWSEHYCTACKVVRSSLGKTDVVQNLGEWYKS; encoded by the coding sequence ATGGCGTCGATGGAGGCTGACGTTCAGGGGAATGATGCGGGCCGCTCAAACTTCTGCTTCCGCAAGAAAACctttgcgtgtctgtgcgtggccacactttttacatttattggAGTCTGTCTAACTTACCTCCGCGATGAACACAAGCCAATTCCGTTGTTTCGTGCCCCTAAACGGGCAGTGACGCTTTTAATATGGGCGCATCCTTTCGGAAACCGAGATATTCCGGACTGTTCAGCGCTGTATAAGATCGATGGGTGCCGGATCACCGATGACAGGAGCGAGTACGCGCGAGCTGATGCTGTGGTTTTTCACCACCGGGAGATTGGCGCCGGCAGCGTCCAACTGCCATCGGAACCACGGCCAAGCGCGCAAAAGTGGATCTGGATGAACTTCGAGTCGCCCTCGCACTCACCCAGACTAGGCAGCTTTGAGGGGGTTTTTAACCTCACGATGAGCTACCGGAAGGATTCAAGCATTTTCATCCCGTCCGGCAGCGTCATTCCCGTCGGGCGCGAGGTAACAGGTGTCGCGCAGCCGCTCAGCACTCCGTCGGACTCAGAACTCTCCAGGCCCCACTTCGTGGCCTGGGTCGTCAGCAACTGGTCGCAGAACCAGGCACGAGTGATCCTGTACAACAAGCTGCGCCAGTACATCGACGTGGACGTGTTCGGGCACGGACATCGCCCGTTACCTCCGGAGAGCGGCAACAACGTGGTGCAGCTGGTCCGACAGTACCTTTTCTACCTGGCCATGGAGAACTCGCAGCACACGGATTACATGACGGAGAAGCTGTGGAACTCGATAGAGGCCGGTGCCGTCCCGGTGGTCCTGGGTCCGTCCAGGAAGAACTATGAGCGCTTTCTGCCCCCCGAAGCTTTTATCCACGTAGATGACTTCCCCACGGTGGAAGAACTGGCTCGGTACCTGCAGACGCTGAGGGTCAATCCGCATCGGCTGAAGAAGCACCTGGACTGGAGAAAGGGCTACAGCATGCATCGTGTTGCACCCTGGAGCGAGCACTACTGCACGGCCTGCAAGGTGGTGAGGAGCAGCTTGGGTAAGACGGACGTGGTCCAAAACCTGGGCGAGTGGTACAAGTCGTGA
- the LOC114868122 gene encoding alpha-(1,3)-fucosyltransferase 4-like, whose translation MASMEADVQGKDAGRSDSDLCFSKKNCVRLCVATVGLFTFIGLCLTYLPDEHKPIPLFRAPKRAVTLLIWANPFGTRDIPNCSALYKIDGCRITDDRSEYARADAVVFHHREIGAGSVQLPSEPRPSAQKWIWMNYESPSHSPRLGSFEGVFNLTMSYRKDSSIFIPYGSVVPVGREVTGVAQPLSTPSDSELSRPHFVAWVVSNWSQNQARVILYNKLRQYIDVDVFGHGHRPLPPESGNNVVQLVRQYLFYLAMENSQHTDYMTEKLWNSIEAGAVPVVLGPSRKNYERFLPPEAFIHVDDFPTVEELARYLQTLRVNPGRLKKHLDWRKGYSMHQIVFWREQYCTACKAVRSSLGKTDVVQNLGEWYKS comes from the coding sequence ATGGCGTCGATGGAGGCTGACGTTCAGGGGAAAGATGCAGGCCGCTCAGACTCGGATCTTTGCTTCAGCAAGAAAaactgtgtgcgtctgtgcgtggcCACAGTCGGCCTTTTTACATTTATTGGACTCTGTCTAACTTACCTGCCCGATGAACACAAGCCAATTCCGTTGTTTCGTGCCCCTAAACGAGCAGTGACGCTTTTAATATGGGCGAATCCTTTCGGAACCCGTGATATTCCGAACTGTTCAGCGCTGTATAAGATCGATGGGTGCCGGATCACCGATGACAGGAGCGAGTACGCGCGAGCTGATGCTGTGGTTTTTCACCACCGGGAGATTGGCGCCGGCAGCGTCCAACTGCCATCGGAACCACGGCCGAGTGCGCAAAAGTGGATCTGGATGAACTATGAGTCGCCCTCGCACTCACCCAGACTAGGCAGCTTTGAGGGGGTTTTTAACCTCACGATGAGCTACCGGAAGGATTCAAGCATTTTCATCCCTTACGGCAGCGTCGTCCCCGTCGGGCGCGAGGTAACAGGTGTGGCGCAGCCGCTCAGCACTCCGTCGGACTCAGAACTCTCCAGGCCCCACTTCGTGGCCTGGGTCGTCAGCAACTGGTCGCAGAACCAGGCACGAGTGATCCTGTACAACAAGCTGCGCCAGTACATCGACGTGGACGTGTTCGGGCACGGACATCGCCCGTTACCTCCGGAGAGCGGCAACAACGTGGTGCAGCTGGTCCGACAGTACCTTTTCTACCTGGCCATGGAGAACTCGCAGCACACGGATTACATGACGGAGAAGTTGTGGAACTCGATAGAGGCCGGTGCCGTCCCGGTGGTCCTGGGTCCGTCCAGGAAGAACTATGAGCGCTTTCTGCCCCCCGAAGCTTTTATCCACGTAGATGACTTCCCCACGGTGGAAGAACTGGCTCGGTACCTGCAGACGCTGAGGGTCAATCCGGGTCGGCTGAAGAAGCACCTGGACTGGAGAAAGGGCTACAGCATGCACCAAATCGTATTCTGGAGAGAGCAGTACTGCACAGCCTGTAAGGCGGTGAGGAGCAGCTTGGGTAAGACGGACGTGGTCCAAAACCTGGGCGAGTGGTACAAGTCGTGA